The Thermococcus sp. 21S7 genome includes the window ACCCTCATCCTCGTGGTGGGGGCGCTCTTCATATTCCCGAGGGTACTGCCGCCGATATACCAGGCCACGAGCCCCTACGTCACTTACTTCCTCGTCGCAATAGTGGTCTTCATGTTCATGAGCGAGTGGCCCAAGGAGGGCGATAGGGGGAAGACGCCGTTCCAGAGGCTCTGGATGGCCTGGAGGCAGATACTCGGTGGAATCTTCGTCTTCTTCCTCTCAGGCATTCTGGGCTTCATCGTCATGAACACGAACCTCCTGCCGACCACGAGCGCATACACCAGGCTCACTCCGATGTTCATAGGCTTCTTCGGAATGTCCTGGGTGATACTCAACATACTCTCCAATCCGCCGATGCTGGAGCAGGTTCCGGAGGATAGGGTCGAGAGCAGCATCTACAACACCCTCAAGGCGAGCTTCGGCGGGGCGCTGGGTGGAACCATAGCGGCAGTGTATCCGATAATAACCGGTGGAATGGGCGCCCTCGTGGCCGGGCACATGACGAGCCAGCGCGGGGACGACGCCTTCATCATAAGTCAGGGTGTGAACAGGGTCATCTACTACGTTGGAGCATTCACACTCCTTTTCCTGCCCCAGCTCAGGCTCACGAGGGGAGCGGCGGCATGGCTCGTCAGCTCCATCTACACTCCGAAGAGCTACGCCGAGTACCTGGCCGCTATCGGGGCGATTCTCCTAAGCGCCGGGATAAGCTTCCTCTTCACCTACTACCTCTCCAAGTTCATAGCGAGGAGCTTCAACATAGTCCACATCAGGAAGCTCTCCTACGTTGTCGCAGTGACCCTGGTGGTGATATCCTACCTGCTCACTGGGCCGATGGGGGTAGTGGTGCTGATGGTATCAACGGCCATAGGCATGATGGCGGCGGCATTTAACACGAGGAGAAGCTACTGCCTTGGAGGATTGATACTGCCGGTGCTCATAAGCATGACTGGACACACCGGTGAGATAATGAGCCTGCTCGGACTGAGGTGATCGCGATGAGGGGATTCACACACTACATCTCTGGACTTGCCGCGGCCACCTTTTTCCCTGCCCTCGTCTCCGACCTGAGGGCGGGGATACTGATACCCGTTATAGTGGCCGCAGCGGCCTACTTTCCGGATTTCGTTGACTTCAAGTTCGGTAAGTTCTTCGCGAGGAGGGACTACGAGATAGACCCGGCTCCATGGGACGAAAAGAAGCACTACGCTCCAAAACTGGTCAAAATCAGCGAGCTGAGCGGGAAAAACCGCTATCAGTTCTTCGCCGTCGAGGGGACGGTCAGAGAAGTGCTCAGCAGGGGCTCGGGGAGGGTCTCCTACAAGGTCATAGACGGCGAGGGTAACGAGCGCCTCGTCAGTGAGGAGTACAGGAGCATAGTCTTCATCCTGAGCGACGGAACGGGTGAGATAACGGTCGAGGCTTTCGGGGATGATTACAGATTTTTCGAGGAGGAGTTTGGTGAAATCGAGGAAGGCAAGAAGCTCCTCGTCTTCGGATACGTGGACGTTGATGAAGACGGCTCCCTAAGGCTCGTCGTCAGCGATGCCCCCCACCCGCAGGGCATAGCCGAGACGATAGCAAGGGCAATCGAGGAAGCCTACCGCGAGGGCGAAAGGATAGTCAAGATACACAACATTCGCCTCCCGGGAGACGTTTACAGACGCTTTACTGTTCACCTGGATCCACCGAAGAGAGAAGTTCGGGTGAAGATGGGGCCGATAGTAACCCCTGGCGGTGTTGCCATAGGCGGCGACGTTCCCGAGTACAGGAGGTACGGCATAGCGAAGGTGGACGTTCCCTTCATCAAGACCTACCCTAAGCCCACCCGGATTGATTCTTTCTCGGGCCCGGAGATTGCCTTCAGAAAAGCCGAGTTCAAGGGAAAAACCGTCGTCAAGGACAGGTTCCTGCCCTGGCACCACGGCTTCAGCCACTCGCTCACTATGGGCATGATAATAGGCCTCGTCGTCTTCACCTTCTTTAGGCTGATAGGCTACGGGCACGCCACCGAGCTTGCCCTCGCCTCGATGATAGGCCAGTGGCTGCACGTCTTCGAGGACCAGCTCGGCTTCATGGGGAGCAACCTGCTCCCGCCCCTCACGAAGGACGTCGTTCCGGGCTTTAAGCTCGGTGAGAGCGGCAGCGGGCTTACAAACTTCTCAACTGCCTGGCTGATGATAGCCCTCATGATATGGAACTTCAACCGCTTCACCGACCCGAGGCCGATACCGATAAGCGACGCCAAACTGCTGCTCCTCCTGATATGGCCGTCGATAATAGGCTTTGGAATAGCGATAGCCAGGAGCTTCAGACTGAGGAGGGAGATATCCGAGTTGATGGATTACTACACGAACCTCGATGCCTTTGAGGAGCTGGAGGAGGTCGGGGGGATTTAACCGCCACCTTTATATACACCTCTGGACATCCCCCTTTTCGGGGGGTGTCCTTAAATGTTGTTTGATGTTCGTCCAAAGACATCAATTCACGAACTCTTCGGCAGGAAGGCCGAGTACCTGATTTTTAGAAATGCCGTGAGAAAGGGCAGGAACTTCATTCTAATCACCGGGCCGAGGAGGATAGGCAAGACCAGCTTCCTCTACGCTTCCCTCAACGAGCTCGCCGAGGATGGAATCCCGCACATAGTAATAGACACCCGCGCGGCAACTTCTCTGAACTCAAGGTACCCTCAGAAGGTCATAGCTGAGCAGGTCTACAGGGCTCTCCTTGGACGCAACGTCGTCGGTAGTGTTCTCTCGAAGGTGAAGGGCGTTAAGCCCGGTCCCGTTGAGCTCGACCTCGGCGATAAGCCGGACCTCGTTGAGGTTTTCTCCCTCCTGAACAGGGCGGGAAATCCGGTCATAGTGGCCTTCGACGAGGCCCAGTACCTAAGGTTTTCAAACGAGGATATGACGCGGTTCTTTGCCTGGGTTCTCGACGCCCTTCAGAACGTTGTTCTCGTCTTCACAGGCTCGCAGGTTGGCGTTCTTGAGAACTTTTTGAAGCTCTACGATGGCTCTTCACCCCTGTTCGGAAGGTACGAGGTCAAGATTCGTCTTCCCCGCTTTAACCCCTCGGAGAGCCTTGAGTTCCTTGAGAGGGGCTTTGATGAGGTTGGCATGAGGGTTGATGACGAGGAACTGCTCTCCACAATCAGGACCCTAGATGGCATTCCCGGCTGGCTCGTTCACTACGGCGCTTCAAGGGTTGATGGCCTAACGCACGATGATGCCATCGAGAGGGTTCTTGAGAAGGCGATGGCCTACGTGGCCTCGGAGTTCAGGGAGCTCACCAAGCTGTCCCCGAGGTACGAGCTTGTAATGAAAGCCGTTGCGGAGCTCAGCGAGGGGTTTGGCTATGCAAGATTCGAGGAGATTAAAGGAAAAGTCGGCATCGATGACAGATCCCTGAGGAACTACATTAACAGGCTGATTGACTACGGTTTCCTTGAGTCGGCTGGGCATGGAAAGTACAGGATTCCTGACCCCGTCATGTACCGCG containing:
- a CDS encoding tripartite tricarboxylate transporter permease, translating into MLPLPDLLLWSLAGVLFGALISWIPGFHIFNIMALLVAVFGVGELMPVQAFPFFAIGAIVAYAYVSAISSVYFSVADESAVFLLFPTQRYLLLGRGHEAVLLYLIGAVAGTLILVVGALFIFPRVLPPIYQATSPYVTYFLVAIVVFMFMSEWPKEGDRGKTPFQRLWMAWRQILGGIFVFFLSGILGFIVMNTNLLPTTSAYTRLTPMFIGFFGMSWVILNILSNPPMLEQVPEDRVESSIYNTLKASFGGALGGTIAAVYPIITGGMGALVAGHMTSQRGDDAFIISQGVNRVIYYVGAFTLLFLPQLRLTRGAAAWLVSSIYTPKSYAEYLAAIGAILLSAGISFLFTYYLSKFIARSFNIVHIRKLSYVVAVTLVVISYLLTGPMGVVVLMVSTAIGMMAAAFNTRRSYCLGGLILPVLISMTGHTGEIMSLLGLR
- a CDS encoding metal-dependent hydrolase, with translation MRGFTHYISGLAAATFFPALVSDLRAGILIPVIVAAAAYFPDFVDFKFGKFFARRDYEIDPAPWDEKKHYAPKLVKISELSGKNRYQFFAVEGTVREVLSRGSGRVSYKVIDGEGNERLVSEEYRSIVFILSDGTGEITVEAFGDDYRFFEEEFGEIEEGKKLLVFGYVDVDEDGSLRLVVSDAPHPQGIAETIARAIEEAYREGERIVKIHNIRLPGDVYRRFTVHLDPPKREVRVKMGPIVTPGGVAIGGDVPEYRRYGIAKVDVPFIKTYPKPTRIDSFSGPEIAFRKAEFKGKTVVKDRFLPWHHGFSHSLTMGMIIGLVVFTFFRLIGYGHATELALASMIGQWLHVFEDQLGFMGSNLLPPLTKDVVPGFKLGESGSGLTNFSTAWLMIALMIWNFNRFTDPRPIPISDAKLLLLLIWPSIIGFGIAIARSFRLRREISELMDYYTNLDAFEELEEVGGI
- a CDS encoding ATP-binding protein, whose amino-acid sequence is MLFDVRPKTSIHELFGRKAEYLIFRNAVRKGRNFILITGPRRIGKTSFLYASLNELAEDGIPHIVIDTRAATSLNSRYPQKVIAEQVYRALLGRNVVGSVLSKVKGVKPGPVELDLGDKPDLVEVFSLLNRAGNPVIVAFDEAQYLRFSNEDMTRFFAWVLDALQNVVLVFTGSQVGVLENFLKLYDGSSPLFGRYEVKIRLPRFNPSESLEFLERGFDEVGMRVDDEELLSTIRTLDGIPGWLVHYGASRVDGLTHDDAIERVLEKAMAYVASEFRELTKLSPRYELVMKAVAELSEGFGYARFEEIKGKVGIDDRSLRNYINRLIDYGFLESAGHGKYRIPDPVMYRVFRRL